The genomic window GCGGGAAGCCCTGGCCGAGGCCCCCCGCTGCCCGGCGGCCATGGGCCGGAAGATGGACAGCACCCGGGATCTGGTGGCCCTCCTGGAGCGGGGCGGCCAGAACCGGCGCCATCTGCACCGCATCGTGAGCCTGTTCACCCAGTTGGAGGAGTCGGAGTACCAGTACCTGACCTTCTGGGCCAAACGCAGGGCACCCAACATGCTGCGGGTCATCAAGATCTTTTTCGACCGCCTCCAGCGGCGCCGGACGAACCAGGCCAGCGGTCTTTCCCCGGTGCAGTCCGAGGGACGGTGGGTCTCGCTGGAGGAGCGGGTCTTCATGGCCAACCAGGCCACCCAGCCGGACCAGATCGTGGCGGCCCTGCGCGACCCGGACCCCCAGGTGTTCACCGTGGCGCTGGAGAACCCCGGCCTCACGGCCCGGGAGCTCATCTCGGTCATCCCGCACCTGGACAGCATCCGCGCCGAGCGCCTGGCCTTCAGCCGCACCTGGAGCGCCTACCCCGCCGTGCGGGAGGCCCTGCTCCACAACGTCCATCTGGGCGAGGACACCGCGCTCGGCCTGCTCCGGAGCCTGGAAGGCCCGCCCCGGGTGCTGCTGGAGCTGCTGCGGGACCAGCGGGTGCCCCACCTGTCCGTGAAGAAGGCGGCCCTGGACCTGCTCCGCGCCTCGTACGAGCAGATGACGGTCCCCCAGCGGATCGTCGCCCTGCGCAGCTCGGGCGGGGAGCTCATGCGCCACCTGCCCGCGGAGGTCCTCAAGGACGAGGACACCCTGCGCCTGCTGGTGGCCGATCGCCAGCTGGACCCCACGATCCTCCTGCGCCTGGCCCGGAACAAGCAGACGCCGCGCCCCATCCTTGAGCTCATCGCAGGCCACGCGGCCCTCATGGCCCACCCCGCGGTGATGACCGAACTGCTGTTGAACCCCAAGACGCCGAGGGAGGCTTCCACCCGCATCTGGGCCCTCCTCTCGGACAGCGAGCAGAAGCACCTGCTCCGGAGCCCGCACCTGCCCACGGCCCTCCGGGCCTTGGCGGACTAAGCGATTCCCCCCGGCAGGCGTAGCCAAGACGAACGGAGAATCCATGAACCTGCCCCGCCGCATCCCCGGTGCCACCCTGGGCGGAGCCATGGTCCTGGTCGTGGCGCTCGCCTGCGGCCGGCAGCGCTCCGCGGGGCCCGATTGGGTCGCCTCCGCCCCGGCCGGTTCGGTGATGGCCCTGTCCGGCCAGGCGGGCTGGCTTCTGGAACAGCGGAGCTTCCAGACCTACCTGGCGAAGTTCCCCTACGCCGACCAGACCCTCGACCTCTTCCTCAAGAAGGCCCGCATCAACCCCCACCAGGAATCCGGCCGCATCAACTTCTATGTGATGGGCTTCCCCGACGGCAAGACGCCGCCGGACTTCCTCATCCAGCTGGGCGGCTTCAAGGACCAGCGGGCCGTGCAGATGGCCATCGCCGAGGCCTTCCCCGCCGAGGGGTCCCTCCCGGTGAGGAAGAAGGAACTGCCCATCTACGTCATCCTGGACATCAACCAGTACCACATCCGGGCCGTGGCCGATCCGGCCGGCCGCATCTGGCTCGGGGAACTGCGCTCGCTGGCCAAGCTGGACGCGGGCACGTTCCCGCCCCGCCATCCGGTCCCGAACGCAGCGGAATGGGTCAACGCCGGGGCCCCCTTCCAGGGGTTCATCCGCACCCAGGCCCTCCTGGACGGTCTCTCCGGCAACGTGCCTCCCGAACTGGCCCGGAACCTGCCCCAGGGGATCGAGGCGCTCGCCTGGAGCGTGACGCCCGGCGAGGGCGGCAAGAATGGCCTCCACCGCTTCGAGCTGGCCATCACGGGCTCCCCCGAGGGCATCGTGCAGGTGGCGCCCTGGGTCCAGCGCTTCATGGCCGCCGCCTCCAGCCTCCAGGGGGGCCAGGCCGGGCAGGCCCCCGAGATCCTTCAGGAACGAAAACGCATCGGCCTGCGCTGCCAGCTCACGGGCGAGCAGATCAACCAGGCCCTGGCCAAGCTCTCCCAGCCCGGGCTCTCCAGCCTGGTGCACCGGCCATGACCGGAGCGGTCCTGGAAGAGCGCCCTCCGGAATTCTGGATGATGCGCCTCAAGGCCGGACAGGAGGAGGCCCTGGCCCACCTCATGACCCGCTTCGAGAAGCCGGTCTTCGCCTTCCTGTACCGCCGCCTGGGGGGGGAGACGGGGGTCGTGCAGGAGCTCACCCAGGATGTCTTCCTCAAATGTCTCCAGCATTGCCAACGTTTCGAGGAGGGCCGGCCGGTCGCCGCGTGGATTTTCACCCTGGCGGCTAATGCGGCGACGGACCATCTCCGTAAACGAGGTCGGGAGCTGCCCCCGCCCGAGACCTTTGACGCACCCGACCCCCACCAGCCCGCACCTTGGGACACGGTCGACCAGAGCCGGCGGATCCGGAGCCTGCGACAGGCCCTGGAGGGCCTGACCCCTCGGCAGCGGACCATGGTCCTGGCCTACTACGTCCACGAGCACCCCGTGAAGCGGATCGCGGACGACCTGGGCTGCGCCGAGGGCACCGTGAAGGCCACCCTGTTCCAAAGCCTCGCCAAATTGAGAAAGAACCTGGAAGTGACCCATGAAACCCGAACCTGAGATCCTGAGCGACGAAAGGGCCTTCGAGATCCTCGAACAGCCCGAGCTCTGGCCCGACGACCCGGAGACCCAGGCCCGCCTGGCCAGCCTCCTGGAAATCCACCTCGCCCTCCTGGGGGCGGGTGTCGCCGCCCAGGCCGCGGAGGGCGCTCCCGCCCCCGTGCCCCTGATCCGCCGCTTCCCCTGGCTCATGTCCGCCGCGGCGGCCGTGCTGGTGGCCCTGCCCCTGGCGTACCACGCCGTGAACGCCCGGGAGATGGCCGTGGTGGCCAAGGACCAGGCCCGCATCCAGGACCTGGCCCAGAAGCGGGCCCAGGACCGGCTCTGGGCAGCCTTCTTCCAGCAGTCCTCCACCCTCATCCAGGATTTCACCAAGAACCCCAAGGCCTGCGAGAGGAAGAACACCGAGGACCGCGCCGCCGAGCGCGAGATCGCCCTGGCCCTGCTCCAGTCCAGCCACGGCCTCTCCTCCCAGCTCGCGCCGGCCCCCGAGGCCGAGGCGGTGCGGGAGGACCTGCACGCCTGGCTGCGGGAGCTCTCCCTGGAGGATCCCTGCATGGACCCCCAGCGGGCCCAGGAACTCAGGCAGTGGGCGGACACGCACGGCCTTGAGGACGAAGCCCAGCGGCTCAGCCGGCTGCTCAAGGGAGGGTCGATTTGATCCCGCTGGTCCTGGCCTTGGCTCTGCTGGCCGGCCCCGCGCCGGATCCCGCCCCCGAACCCTCCGCGGCCTGGACGGGCCCGCGGGAGGGTCCGGCCGACGCGCTCCTGCGCGAGGCCAAGAACCTCAGGTATGCGCAGCGCTGGTTCGAGGCCGCGGCGGTGTACCGGAAGTTCCTGGCGGCCCATGCGGACTCCCCCCGGGGGCCCGAGGCGCGGTTCTGGCTGGCCGCTTCGCTGGAATCCGACCAGCGCTGGGACGAGGCCGCCGACGCCTACACCGCCTTCCTGGAGGCCCACCCCGACCAGCGGCTCCTGGGCAAGGAGGCCCGCATGAACCGCGTGCGCTGCTGGGGCATCCGCCAGGGGCAGCAGCCCCGGGCCACGCCCGGGCTCCTGGAGGCCCTGAAGGACCCTTCCGTGGATGTGCAGGTGGCTGCCGCCCTCCAGCTGGCCAAGGTCTGCGATCCCCGGGCGGCCGAGGGCCTGCGCAAGGGGCTCCAGATTCCGGGCTACGCCGACGCCTGCGCCTCCGCCCTCACCGTCATGGGCCTGAAGGCCGTGGCGCCCCCGGACCGCCAGGCCCGCTTCCTGGTCATCCGCATCAAGGAGGCCGGCAAGCCCGACACGGTCACCATCCGCCTGGCCCTCACCCTGGCCCGGGCCGTGGGGAACTACCTCACCGACGCCCAGATCCGCCAGGCCCGCGCGAAGGGTTTCGAACTGGAGGGGATCACGGACCAGGCCGCCTCCATGCCCAAGGGGAGCGTGCTCCTGTCGGTTGACGACGCCAAGAGCAGCGTGCAGGTGACGGTGGAGTAGGGCTGGTAGAGTAGTTGGATGTCGAACTTTGCCCGGTTCTACCGCGAACACCTGAAGCGCTTCCTGCCCCTGATGGTGGGGGGATCCCTGCTGCTGACCCTGGCGGGGTCCTGCCAGGGGGCCATGATCGGGATCACCAACCTCATCTTCCGCTTCCTCATGGGCGTCAAGGAGGACCCCTCCTCCAGCGTGTCCAGGTTCAGGCTGCTGGCTGAACTCAAGGCCTGGGCCCTGGCGCACCTGCCTTCCGAGGCGCTTTTCCAGGAGAAGATCTGGCTCCTGCCCGCCCTCCTGGTACTCGTCTTCATCCTCAAGGGCTTTTTCACGTACAGCGGCACCCTCCTGATGGTCCGCTCCGGCATCCGGGCCACCATCTCGCTGCGGGAGCGGCTCTTCGCCAAGCTGCTGAAACAGGAGCCTGCCTATTTCCAGCGCCACCCGGTGGGGGAGCTCCTCCAGCGCTGCATCAGCGACGTGGGGGCCGTCCAGGGCATCGCCTCCAACCAGCTGGCGGACGCCACCCGGGAGATCACCCAGGCCCTGGTCATGCTGGGCTACGTGATGTACCTGAACTGGCAGCTGAGCCTCACCATCTTCATCGCCGGGCCCCTGGTGGTCCTGCCCATCAAGAAACTCAGCCAGAAGATCCGCAGGATCAACCACCGGAACATGGAGGCCTCCAGCCACGTCCTCCAGCGGCTCAAGGAGGTCTTCAGCAACATCCGGGTGGTGCTGGGTTTCGCGCGGGAGCCCTTCGAGGAGGCCCGGTTCCACGACCTGAACAACGAACTGTTCCGCCTGGGCATGAAATCCGCCCGGGTCTCGGCCATCTCCCACCCCATCATGGAACTGGTGGGGGGGGTGCTCCTGGCCCTTCTATTCATGTACGCCACCGGACAGGTGCGCTCCGGGCGCATGAGCGGCCCCGATTTCCTCACCTACGTCCTGGCCCTCTACAGCTTCTACGACCCCATCCGGCGGCTCACCAAGCTCAACAGCGACATCCAGGTGGCCCAGGCCAGCCTGGACCGGGTCTACAGCGTGCTGGACCGGGAAACGGAAATGGCCGCCCCGGCCAACCCCCGGCCGGTGCCGGTCGTGCCCGAACGCCTGGCCTTCGAGGACGTACGCTTCACCTACGAGGGGAAGAACGGGCGCAACGAGGTGCTCAAGGGCATCAACCTCCAGGTGGCCAAGGGCGAGACCGTGGCCCTGGTGGGCGGCTCCGGCGGCGGCAAGACCACCGTGGTCAACCTGGTGCCGCGCTTCTTCGATCCCACCGGGGGCCGGGTGACCCTGGACGGCACGGACCTGCGGGACTTCGACCCCCGGGAGCTGCGCCAGCGCATCGGCATCGTCACCCAGGAGACCCTGCTCTTCATGGACTCGGTGCACGACAACATCGCCTACGGCAAGGACGCCACGCGCGAAGCGGTGGTGGAGGCGGCGAAGAAGGCCCACGCCCACGACTTCGTCACGGCCCTGCCCAGGGGCTACGACACCCCCCTGGCGGAGACGGGCTCGACCCTCTCGGGCGGCCAGCGCCAGCGCCTGGCCATCGCCCGGGCCCTGCTCCAGGATCCCCCCATCCTCATCCTGGACGAGGCCACCAGCGCCCTGGACACCGAAAGCGAGCGCGCCGTGCAGGACGCCCTGGAGGTGCTCATGCGCGACCGCACCACCCTCGTCATCGCCCACCGCCTCTCCACCATCCAGCGGGCCACCCGGATCTGCGTCCTGCGCCAGGGGGAGATCGCCGAGATGGGCACCCACGAGGAGCTGCTGGCCCTGCACGGGGAGTACGAGCGGCTCTACACGCTCCAGTTCCACCCATGAAGCGCTCGGACTTCCACTTCGACCTCCCCCCGGAGCTCATCGCCCAGCATCCCGCGCCCGCGAGGGACGGCGCGCGGCTCCTGGTGGCGGACCCGGTCACCCGGACGCTCCAGCACCGGTCCATCCGCGACCTGCCCGGCCTGGTGCCGGAGGGGACCCTCTGCGTGCCCAACGACGTGAAGGTGCGCCATGCCCGGCTGCCGCTTCGGCGGGCCGGGGGCGGCGAGGGGGAGGCCCTGCTGCTGCGCGCTCTGCCGGGCGGCTGCTTCGAGGCCCTGGTGCGGCCCGGGGCGCGCCTCAAGCCCGGCAAGGCCGCCCACGTGGTGGACGCCGCGGGCCAGGTGCTGGCGGAAGTGCGCGTGGAGGAGGCCCTGGAGGAGGGGCTGCGCCGGGTGCGGGTCCTGGGACCCGGCGGCGGAGAGCTGGACTGGGACGCGGTGGACGCCATCGGCCGCCTGCCCCTGCCGCCCTACATCACCCACCCCGCGGACGCCGAGGACGAGGGCCGCTACCAGACGGTCTTCCACGCCCGGGACGGCGAGGCCGTGGCCGCGCCCACCGCCGGCCTGCACTTCACGGAGGAGCTCATCGGCGCCCTGGAGGCCCGGGGCTGCCTCTGGAGCCCGGTGCGCCTCCACGTGGGCCTGGGCACCTTCCGCCCCATGACGGCCGAGGATCTGGGCGACCACGTCATGCACGAGGAGCGCTACGAGGTTCCCGAGGCCACCGCGGCCCTGCTGGAACCGGTGCTGCGGGAGCGGGCCCGGTCCCTGCTGGCGGTGGGCACCACCAGCCTGCGGACCCTGGAGGCCGCCTGGGACGGTTCGTCCCTGCGGCGTTCCGGCTCGACCCGCATCTTCATCCAGCCCGGCTGCCGCCTGCGGACCGCGGACCTGCTGCTCACGAACTTCCACCTGCCTGAGAGCACCTTGTTCGTGCTGGTCTCGGCGCTTCTGGGCGTGGATTTCGCGCAGGAGGCCTACCGGGAGGCCATCCGGGAGCGGTACCGGTTCTTCAGCTACGGCGATGCGATGCTCATCTTGAACGCGAGACCCGAACGCTAATTCCTCGGGGGACCTCGGCGATGCGTTCTGTTTCAAGCCCTTTCGGCGCATCCGACTGCAGCGCCGGAGGTCCAGGGAACGAAGCGCATCGCCGAGGCCGCCGAGGGGCCGAGGTCCGCCGAAAAAACATTAAATAAGTATCTTTATTATTGCATTTAGGTTTGATTTACACACGGACGTGGCAATCGGGCGTGCCGGGCAAGCTACGATGGATGTGGAAGAGGTGAAATTCATGGACATCATGAACACCGTAAAAGCCCTGGATACCAAGGCTCGCCGCGTATGGGTGGAGGCCGGCCGCATCCAGCTCGAGACCGAGGATGGCCGTACCGCGTCGGTGCCCATTTCGTTCTACCCCCAGCTGGCCTGGGGCAAGGAAGAGGATCTGAAGAAGGTGCGGCTCCTGGGTGGCGGGCAGATGATCCACTGGCCCCGGCTGGAGGAGGCGCTCCGGCCCTCCGACCTGCTGCGGGACGCGAAGATCTGCTGAAAACCTTAATCGGGTAAGGATGCCAGGAAGGCGCGGGTGTCCGGCGTGGCCCCCGGCTGGGTGCACACGTAGGCGGACAGCTGCGCGGCGCGCCGGTGGACGGCGGGAAGCGGAAGTCCCTGGACCAGGCCCGCCGCCAGGGCGGCGGTGAAGGCGTCGCCGGCGCCCACGGTGTCCACCACCTCCACCTTCACGCCGGGTTCCACCAGGGGGGCGCCCCCGGCATGGAGCTCGCTGCCCCTGGAACCGAGGGTGAGGGCCACGAGTTTGAGGCCGTACCGCCTGCGCAGGCCCTCGGCTCCGCCGGCGCCGCACATGTCGGCCACCAGGGGCAGTTCGTCCTCGTTGAGTTTCAGGACGTCGCAGAGGCCCAGGAAGGCGCGCACCCGCTCGGGGCTGTGGTAGTCCTGGCGGAGGTTCACGTCGAAGATGCGCAGGCAGCCCGGGGACGCGGCGGCCAGGAAGCGGCGCACGGTGTCCAGGGTGCGGGGGCCCCGGGAGGCCAGGGTCCCGAAGCAGATGGCGGCGGCCCCGGCGGCCACCTGGCCCAGGTCCGGCGTCCAGGCCAGGGCGTCCCAGGCCACGTCCGGGTGGATGGCGTAGGTGGGATGGCCATGGGGATCCAGGGCGACCGCCACGGTGCCGGTGGGGAGCGCGGGGTCCACCTGCACGGGGCCGCCGTCCACGCCCAGGGACCGGAGGCGCTCCAGGGCTTCGCGGCCCAGGGCGTCGTCCCCCACGCGGCTCACCACCGACCCGGCGCAGCCCAGGCGGGAGGCGTGGCAGGCGAAGTTGGCGGGGGCGCCGCCCAGGCGCCGCCCGCCAGGGTAGATGTCCCACAGCAGCTCGCCGATGCCGACGACCCGCGGTGCCATCAAAGGTAGTCCATGAACTGGTGGAGGACGGGGATCTTGTGGCGCTTGCCCTTGCAGGCCTGCAGCACGGAGATGACGGACATGGCCAGGCACCACATGAGCCACACGGGCAGGAAGAACCGCAGGAACACCCACCCCAGCAGGGGGAACAGGCCCATGATCGCCAGGGCCAGGGCCAGGCTCACCTCGGTGAAGGCCAGCAGCACGCCCTGGCGGGAGTGCCACAGGAGCTCCTCGTCATCCCTGCGCCGAAGGTAGGGCAGGAAGGCCCAGGGTCCGGCGTAGCAGAGGATGAGATCCCTCAGGCGGTCGCCCGTGTAAAGGGGGGCAGGGGACTCAAGGGACACGTAGCGACCTCCGGACTTAAAATAGCATCAGCAGGGCCACGCAGGCCATGAGGATGGCGAAGCCCTTGCGGAGCCTGGGGGCGTTCAGGCGGGTGGCAATGCGGGCGCCGCCGTAGGCGCCGAACAGGAAGCCGACAGCCACGCCGGCCATGATGAGCCAGGGCAGGCCGCCCTGGTGCCGGGCGTAGACGATGACCCCGGGCAGGCCGATGGGGGCGAGCATGAAGGCCAGGCAAGCCGCCTGGGCCTCGTGCTGGGGGAGGTCCAGGCTCCACACCAGGAAGGGGATGATGACGATGCCGCCCCCGATGCCCAGGAGGCCCGAGAGCAGGCCCGCCGCGAGGCCGATGCCCAGGCCGGGCAGGACCATCTCCCGCGCCGTGGGGACCCGCGTCTCCCGTCCGGGCGCCAGGGGCTTCTGGAGCCAGGTGCGCACGGCCAGGATGGCCAGGAAGACGCCGAACACGGTGCGCAGGGGGCCGTCGGGGATATGGGAGGCGAGCCGGGCCCCGCTCCAGACCCCGGGGAGGAAGGCTGCGGTGAGGCAGCCCACCAGGGGCCAGTGGATGCGGATGCCCCGCTGGCGGAAGTGGAGCACCGCGGGCAGGCCGTTGGGCAGGAGCATGGCCGCCAGGGTCACCCCCTGGGCCTGGTGCTGGGACAGGCCCAGCAGGAGCCCCAGCATGGGGATGAGGATGATGCCCCCGCCGATGCCGAAGAGGCCGGAGAGGATTCCGCCGCAGAGGCCCGCGGCCATGGATCCCGCGGCAAGTACCAGGGGTGCCGTCATGCGAATGCCTCCTTCACCACTCTAAATGGGGGCCGGTCATGTTCCAATGGAATGGATTGGAATGACAGCCCCATGCAGATCAAGTTCTCCGAAGATGTGATCCTCGACAGCCGCCGCGCCATCCTGATGCCCCGCCAGGAGACCCTGGTCATCGCCGACCTGTTCCTGGGCCTGGGCGCCGGGCGGAGGAAACGTCCGGATGCCCTGCCCAACGGCCAGCAGCACGAGATCTGGGAACGTCTCCTGGGCCTGCTGGAGGACTTCAAGCCCAAGCGGGTGGCCATCCTGGGCGACATCAAGCCCAACCAGGGCCATCTGGAGGAGGACGAGGCCGAGGAGCTGCGCCTCCTCTTCCGCAAGCTGGGCAACCACGGGCGGGAGGTCATCCAGGTGGTGGGCCACCCCGAGCGCAGCTGGGGCCCCTCCCTGGAGGGCACCGGGATCCAGCCCATGGACACCTACCGGGTGGGCATCAACACCCTCATGCACCGCCGGCGCATCTTCGTGTATCCCCGCCACGATCCCCCCACGGGCTTCTGGATCAACGGCGGCCTCCACCCCCTTTTCGCCGTGCCCATGGCCGGGCCCGACCAGCAGGAGGAGTGGCTGCGCTACCCCGCCTTCCTCTACACCGGCTTCGCGCTGGTGATGCCGAGCTTCGTGTCCTACGCCCAGGGCTGGGAAGTGATGCAGCCCGAGCGGCTCCCCAAGCAGGCCCGGGCCTGGAAGGTTGTGGGGGACAACCTGCTGTCGCCGCTGTCCCTGCCGGACCTGCCGTCGCCGCCGGACAGCCAGAAGCTGATCACCAGGCCCCCGGCACGGGGAAAGCACCGGGAGAACCGGG from Geothrix sp. 21YS21S-2 includes these protein-coding regions:
- a CDS encoding RNA polymerase sigma factor, encoding MTGAVLEERPPEFWMMRLKAGQEEALAHLMTRFEKPVFAFLYRRLGGETGVVQELTQDVFLKCLQHCQRFEEGRPVAAWIFTLAANAATDHLRKRGRELPPPETFDAPDPHQPAPWDTVDQSRRIRSLRQALEGLTPRQRTMVLAYYVHEHPVKRIADDLGCAEGTVKATLFQSLAKLRKNLEVTHETRT
- a CDS encoding tetratricopeptide repeat protein, encoding MIPLVLALALLAGPAPDPAPEPSAAWTGPREGPADALLREAKNLRYAQRWFEAAAVYRKFLAAHADSPRGPEARFWLAASLESDQRWDEAADAYTAFLEAHPDQRLLGKEARMNRVRCWGIRQGQQPRATPGLLEALKDPSVDVQVAAALQLAKVCDPRAAEGLRKGLQIPGYADACASALTVMGLKAVAPPDRQARFLVIRIKEAGKPDTVTIRLALTLARAVGNYLTDAQIRQARAKGFELEGITDQAASMPKGSVLLSVDDAKSSVQVTVE
- a CDS encoding ABC transporter ATP-binding protein, with product MSNFARFYREHLKRFLPLMVGGSLLLTLAGSCQGAMIGITNLIFRFLMGVKEDPSSSVSRFRLLAELKAWALAHLPSEALFQEKIWLLPALLVLVFILKGFFTYSGTLLMVRSGIRATISLRERLFAKLLKQEPAYFQRHPVGELLQRCISDVGAVQGIASNQLADATREITQALVMLGYVMYLNWQLSLTIFIAGPLVVLPIKKLSQKIRRINHRNMEASSHVLQRLKEVFSNIRVVLGFAREPFEEARFHDLNNELFRLGMKSARVSAISHPIMELVGGVLLALLFMYATGQVRSGRMSGPDFLTYVLALYSFYDPIRRLTKLNSDIQVAQASLDRVYSVLDRETEMAAPANPRPVPVVPERLAFEDVRFTYEGKNGRNEVLKGINLQVAKGETVALVGGSGGGKTTVVNLVPRFFDPTGGRVTLDGTDLRDFDPRELRQRIGIVTQETLLFMDSVHDNIAYGKDATREAVVEAAKKAHAHDFVTALPRGYDTPLAETGSTLSGGQRQRLAIARALLQDPPILILDEATSALDTESERAVQDALEVLMRDRTTLVIAHRLSTIQRATRICVLRQGEIAEMGTHEELLALHGEYERLYTLQFHP
- the queA gene encoding tRNA preQ1(34) S-adenosylmethionine ribosyltransferase-isomerase QueA — encoded protein: MKRSDFHFDLPPELIAQHPAPARDGARLLVADPVTRTLQHRSIRDLPGLVPEGTLCVPNDVKVRHARLPLRRAGGGEGEALLLRALPGGCFEALVRPGARLKPGKAAHVVDAAGQVLAEVRVEEALEEGLRRVRVLGPGGGELDWDAVDAIGRLPLPPYITHPADAEDEGRYQTVFHARDGEAVAAPTAGLHFTEELIGALEARGCLWSPVRLHVGLGTFRPMTAEDLGDHVMHEERYEVPEATAALLEPVLRERARSLLAVGTTSLRTLEAAWDGSSLRRSGSTRIFIQPGCRLRTADLLLTNFHLPESTLFVLVSALLGVDFAQEAYREAIRERYRFFSYGDAMLILNARPER
- a CDS encoding DUF2442 domain-containing protein — translated: MDIMNTVKALDTKARRVWVEAGRIQLETEDGRTASVPISFYPQLAWGKEEDLKKVRLLGGGQMIHWPRLEEALRPSDLLRDAKIC
- a CDS encoding carbohydrate kinase is translated as MAPRVVGIGELLWDIYPGGRRLGGAPANFACHASRLGCAGSVVSRVGDDALGREALERLRSLGVDGGPVQVDPALPTGTVAVALDPHGHPTYAIHPDVAWDALAWTPDLGQVAAGAAAICFGTLASRGPRTLDTVRRFLAAASPGCLRIFDVNLRQDYHSPERVRAFLGLCDVLKLNEDELPLVADMCGAGGAEGLRRRYGLKLVALTLGSRGSELHAGGAPLVEPGVKVEVVDTVGAGDAFTAALAAGLVQGLPLPAVHRRAAQLSAYVCTQPGATPDTRAFLASLPD
- a CDS encoding sulfite exporter TauE/SafE family protein; this encodes MTAPLVLAAGSMAAGLCGGILSGLFGIGGGIILIPMLGLLLGLSQHQAQGVTLAAMLLPNGLPAVLHFRQRGIRIHWPLVGCLTAAFLPGVWSGARLASHIPDGPLRTVFGVFLAILAVRTWLQKPLAPGRETRVPTAREMVLPGLGIGLAAGLLSGLLGIGGGIVIIPFLVWSLDLPQHEAQAACLAFMLAPIGLPGVIVYARHQGGLPWLIMAGVAVGFLFGAYGGARIATRLNAPRLRKGFAILMACVALLMLF